CCATCGGAATGGCGGCATCGCCCTTGCCGACCACCAGCAGCATGTCCAGCTTTTGAAACTGGATTGCCAGCGGTGCCCGCAATGGCCCGGCGGGAAAGACGAAACCATTGCCGTCGCCTTTGTAACTGTCGGTCACCACCACGGCACAATCGATGCGGATCTGCGCGCTTTGAAATCCGTCATCCATGATGATCAGGTCTATGCCTTGGCGTTCCAGTTCCCTGGCTCCGTCGCGGCGACGCGATGCCACCACTGTCGGTGCCACCGAGGCCAGCAGCAGCGGCTCGTCACCGACATCCTTGGCGGTGTGGTGGCCCGGATCGACCAAGGTCGGGCGGCGGACCGTTCCACCATAGCCACGGCTGAGAAAGCCGGGCTTCAGGCCCATGGCAAGGGCGGCCTTGGCCAGAGCCAGGGCCGTCGGCGTCTTGCCAGCGCCGCCAAGCGTGACATTGCCGATACAGATCACCGGTACCGCGGGAGCATAGGCTGAAGACCCGCGCATGCGCCGGGCGGCAATTCGGCCATAGAGGAAAGACAGTGGCCA
The Allorhizobium ampelinum S4 genome window above contains:
- the lpxK gene encoding tetraacyldisaccharide 4'-kinase; its protein translation is MKLHAPSFWWQKASFPALALWPLSFLYGRIAARRMRGSSAYAPAVPVICIGNVTLGGAGKTPTALALAKAALAMGLKPGFLSRGYGGTVRRPTLVDPGHHTAKDVGDEPLLLASVAPTVVASRRRDGARELERQGIDLIIMDDGFQSAQIRIDCAVVVTDSYKGDGNGFVFPAGPLRAPLAIQFQKLDMLLVVGKGDAAIPMVRRGARMGKPVLTAQLHPLPGPNLRGQRVLAYAGIADPEKFYRTLRELGADIVVARGFGDHQPLSAAAIAELIEEAEAKNLSLVTTAKDQARLRGSRRGGAGQDRAQELLAKSTVIEIEMIFDDPAVPARVIDQAQDRFRRSR